CGATGCCGTCCTGCAACTCGACCGCACCACGCAGCAGAACTCCGCCCTGGTGGAGCAATCGGCGGCGGCATCGGAAGGCTTGCGCAGTCAGGCCGCGCAGCTGGTCGATGCGGTGAAGATGTTCAAGCTCGCGCGCGCATAAGCGTTCCCCCCAACGTCCCCTGAGGTCCGCCGCCGGAGGCCGAACCCCGGCCCGACCTCCGGCGGCGGGTCGGCATCCAAGGGAGCGGCTCGAGCCGGCAGGCCGTACAATGCCCGCGCCCGCCTGCTCCGTCCGATGAACGCCGACGCGAACCATCCCATGCCGGAATCACCGCAACGGCCCGGCCTGCTGATTCCACTGGTGGTGGCGATCGCGTTCCTGATGGAGCAGCTCGACGCCACCATCGTGACCACGGCCATTCCGGACATGGCCGGCTCCCTGCACGTCACCGTCGTCCGGATGAGCCTCGCCGTGAGTGCGTACGTCCTCGCGCTCGCGGTGTTCATTCCGCTCAGCGGATGGTTTGCCGACCGGTTCGGCGCACGCCGGGTGTTCGCTGCGGCGCTCGCGGTGTTCACCATTGGGTCGGCCTTGTGCGGCATCGCTGACAGTTTCGCGATGCTGGTGGCGACCCGAATTCTCCAGGGGCTCGGCGGAGCGATGATGACGCCGGTCGGCCGCCTCATCCTGTTGCGCAGCTTTCCGCGCAGCGAATTCGTCCGGGCGATGACCTACACCACCCTGCCCGCCATCGCCGGCCCGGTCATCGGTCCGCTGCTCGGCGGCTACCTGACGACCTACCTGTCCTGGCGCTGGATCTTCTATATCAACCTGCCGTTCGGCCTCATCGGCATCGCCTTGGCGCTGCGCTTCGTCGCGCCGATGCGGGCCAACGAGGTTCCGCCGTTCGATCTGACCGGGTTCGCGTTGTTCTGCGCGGGCGTGGCCCTGCTGCAATTCGCGATGGAAGGCATCGGACGCATGCCGGGCATCGTGCCTGCCGCCGCCGTCGCGGTCGCGGGCATCCTCCTCGTCGGCTTTGCCCGGCGCAGCCGCGGACAGCCTCACCCGGCGATCGACCTCAGCCTGTTGCGAGAACGCACCTTCGGCGTCGCCACCCTCGCCGGCGGCCTCTGCCGCGTGGCGATGAACGCCCCGGTCTATCTCCTGCCGCTGCTATTGCAGCTCGGACTGGGCATGAGTCCGGCGGAATCCGGCGCCCTCACGTTCCTGTCCGCGTTGGCGGCCCCCCTGGTCCGGGTCGCCATCGGTCCGGCGCTGCGGCGCACCGGCTTTCGCGGGCTGCTGATCGGCAGTGCGCTGGCATGCGCCGGCATGCTTGCCGCCTTCGCCCGGATCGGGCCGGGCACCCCCCGCGTCGCAATCGCAACGGTGATCATCCTCTTCGGGCTGGTGCGCTCGACCCAGTTCATGACCTCCAACACGCTGGCCTACGCCGAAATCGACCCGGACCGCCTGAGTCGGGCCACCAGCCTGGGAGGGCTGATCCAGCAACTCACGGTGAGTTTCGGCGTATCGATGGGTGCCGCGTTTCTGGGTCTTCTGACACCGGCACGATCCACCCCGACGGTGGCGGCATTCCACGCCGTGTTCTACCTGATCGCCGCGCTGCCGATCCTGGCGCTGCCCGCGTTCACACGCCTGCGCCACTCGGACGGCGTCGAGGTGAGCGGCCATGCCGCCGCCGCGGGGCGCCGGCCACCGGGCGCCGGACGCAGCCACGGCTGAGCGGCGGCCGGCTGCTGTCCACGCCGCCACGGCCAGGGTTCCGATCACGCAAGGGCGCGCGCGGCCTTGCCGATCCCTTCGCTGATCATCGGATGGGGAAACGGCGTTTCCGCCAGGGCCGCCGCGGTTGCGCGGGTCTGCACGGCGAGCGCGAGCGGCGCGATGACCTGGGCGGCGTCGAGGCCGGCGATCTGGGCGCCGATCAGGATCCCGGTCCGCCGGGCGAACACGAGGGTCAGAAACCCTTCCATTTCATCGAAGATCTGGGCGCGCGAATCGGTCCGGTAGTCGTACGTCGCGGCAACCGCATCGATTCCCTGTTGCGCCGCCGCCTCTTCCGTCAAGCCGACCCACGCCACCTCCGGCTCCGTGAAGACCGTGAACGGCACGGCATCGAAGTTCATCCTTCCCGATCCGTTGCCGCCCGCCAGGATGTCTTCCGCCGCCACCAGGCTTTGCCGGACCGCCGAATGAAACAACATGCTGCGACCGTTGACGTCGCCCGGCGCGTAGACGTGGGGCAGCGCCGTGCGCAGTCGGTCGTCGACGGCAACCCGGCCCCGCGGCAGTCCGAGCTGGTCGAACCCTTCCGGCAACACCGGTTTGCGCCCGGTCGCCATCAGCACGCAATCCGCAGCAACGGATTGCGCGGCGCCGCTGCGCTCGTACCGGACCTGCAGATCGCCGTCGGCACCGCGCACGATCGCCGTAACCTTGGCGTCCGTGATGAGATTCAGGCGGCGCGCCAACGCGGCATGGAGCGTACGCGCGAGGCGGGGCGGTGCTCCCGGAAGAATGGCCGACGTCGCCTCCAGCACGGTCGCCTGCGCCCCGAACCGCTGCAGCATGGACGCGGTCTCCAGGCCGATATAGCCGCCGCCGATCGCCACCAGCCGGCGGGGAGCCGGCAGATCGGCCCCCAACCGGAACAGATCGTGCGACGTGATCGCCAGTTCCGCTCCCGGGATCGCCAAGCGCCGCGGCCGCGAGCCGGTCGCGACGATCAGGTGTGCAGCCTGGACCTGCAGCGCATCACCACGATCCGTGACGATTTCCACGGCATGGCTGTCGACGATGCGCCCCGTCCCCTTGTACATCCGGACCGTGGAGGCGGCGATCTCGTCGCGGTGCTGGGCATAACGAATCGACTGCACCCGGTCCTTGTGGGCCAGCACGCCGGGCCAATCCACCTCGGGCATTGCGCCCCGCAGACCGAACAGCGCATATTTTTCGGCCCCGGCGCGGGCCAGTGCCGCTTCGCGCACGGCCTTCGAGGGCACGCAGCCCTCCGCCAGGCAGTCGCCGCCGAGATTGCCGAACGGATCCACCATCACGACGGTACGACCTTCGCGGGCAAGGCGGAATGCGGCGGGATATCCTCCGCCGCCCGCCCCCAGGACCACCACGTCCGCACGCATGGTCGGCGTCATGCCGCACCGCCATGCGGTGCCCGCCGGAGCGGTGCATCGGCCGGCATGTCGACCTGGCCCGCGATTCGCAACGACTGCGGGGAAAACGGTTCCCACGGCATGGCGCGTCCCTTCCCGGAAGCAGATACGCCGGAAGCATAAGCCACGCCGGTCGCCGCAACGACCGCGCGCGTCGAAGACAAGCTCAGGAAGACTCGAACAACGCGTACAGCTCTTCCTCCTGGGCAAAATGCAGCGACAGGATGGCATGGAGGCCATACAGCATCCGCTGCAGATCGCGCAGATCCTCCGGCCGCGGGCCAGCGGCGGGCAGTTGGGCGACCATGCG
This genomic window from Burkholderiales bacterium GJ-E10 contains:
- a CDS encoding major facilitator superfamily protein — encoded protein: MNADANHPMPESPQRPGLLIPLVVAIAFLMEQLDATIVTTAIPDMAGSLHVTVVRMSLAVSAYVLALAVFIPLSGWFADRFGARRVFAAALAVFTIGSALCGIADSFAMLVATRILQGLGGAMMTPVGRLILLRSFPRSEFVRAMTYTTLPAIAGPVIGPLLGGYLTTYLSWRWIFYINLPFGLIGIALALRFVAPMRANEVPPFDLTGFALFCAGVALLQFAMEGIGRMPGIVPAAAVAVAGILLVGFARRSRGQPHPAIDLSLLRERTFGVATLAGGLCRVAMNAPVYLLPLLLQLGLGMSPAESGALTFLSALAAPLVRVAIGPALRRTGFRGLLIGSALACAGMLAAFARIGPGTPRVAIATVIILFGLVRSTQFMTSNTLAYAEIDPDRLSRATSLGGLIQQLTVSFGVSMGAAFLGLLTPARSTPTVAAFHAVFYLIAALPILALPAFTRLRHSDGVEVSGHAAAAGRRPPGAGRSHG
- a CDS encoding FAD-dependent pyridine nucleotide-disulfide oxidoreductase, coding for MRADVVVLGAGGGGYPAAFRLAREGRTVVMVDPFGNLGGDCLAEGCVPSKAVREAALARAGAEKYALFGLRGAMPEVDWPGVLAHKDRVQSIRYAQHRDEIAASTVRMYKGTGRIVDSHAVEIVTDRGDALQVQAAHLIVATGSRPRRLAIPGAELAITSHDLFRLGADLPAPRRLVAIGGGYIGLETASMLQRFGAQATVLEATSAILPGAPPRLARTLHAALARRLNLITDAKVTAIVRGADGDLQVRYERSGAAQSVAADCVLMATGRKPVLPEGFDQLGLPRGRVAVDDRLRTALPHVYAPGDVNGRSMLFHSAVRQSLVAAEDILAGGNGSGRMNFDAVPFTVFTEPEVAWVGLTEEAAAQQGIDAVAATYDYRTDSRAQIFDEMEGFLTLVFARRTGILIGAQIAGLDAAQVIAPLALAVQTRATAAALAETPFPHPMISEGIGKAARALA